The sequence CGCCGCATCGGGGATCCCCCGCGATGAGGTGTTCGTCACCACCAAGCTGGCGAACGCCGACCAGGGGCTGACCGCCGCCATCGAAGCCTGCAAGGGAAGCCTGGAGCGGCTCGGAATGGACTATGTGGACCTCTACCTGATCCACTGGCCGGCCCCGTCGCTGGGCATGTACGTCGACAGCTTCGGCGGGCTGATCCAGATCCGGGAGCTGGGCCTGGCCCGGTCCATCGGGGTGTGCAATTTCACCTCGGAACACCTCGACGACGTGATCGACCTGGCGTTCGAGACGCCGTCGGTCAACCAGATCGAGCTGCACCCGCTGCTCAACCAGGCGGAGCTGCGTGCCGCCAACGCCGAGCGCGGCATCGTCACGGAGGCTTACAGCCCGCTGGCGGTGGGCCGGTTGCTCGACCATCCGACGGTGACGGCTATCGCCGGCGAGTACGGCAAGACCCCGGCGCAGGTGCTGATCCGGTGGAGCCTGCAACTGGGCAACGTGGTGATCCCCCGGTCGGCCCAGCCGGAGCGCATCGCGGCCAACCTCGACGTGTTCGGCTTCGAGCTGGCCGACGAGCACATGGCGAGCCTGGGCGGGCTCAATGACGGCACTCGGGTGCGGGAAGACCCGCTGACCTACGCCGGTATCTGATTCCGTCCGCGCGACTAACCGGTCGGGCAGGTGGCCGCGGCCTCGCGCAGCACGTCGGCTGAGGGCTGATCGAGCCGCAGTGCGTAGCCCCGCAGGACCGCTAGGTAAGCGACGGCGTACTGGCAGGCGAACGATCTGTTCGGCGGCATCCACTGCCCCGGCCCGGCGTCGCCCTTGTCCTGGTTGCCCTGCCCGGCGACCGCCAGCAGGTTGGCGGGGTCGTTGGCGAAGCGCAACCGCTGGCGATACGGCCAGGCGGAGGCACCCATGTCCCAGGCGTAGGCCAGCGGCACGATGTGGTCGATCTGCACCGCCTCACCGACCTTCGCGCCGCGGGTGAAGGCGACGACGGTGTTGGTGTAGGGGTCATGCAGGGTTCCGCTGGCCACCGCGCCGGCGCAGCGTTTGGTCGACACGTGGGTGATGTCCACGAGATCGCGGTTCAGGATGTCGTCGCGGGTGTCGCAACCGTTGTGTCCGCCCGGTGCGTCGTTGTCGTCATCCCAGGCGTCGCCGAACAGCGAGCGACGGTAGTCGTAGCGGTGGGTGCGGGCCGGAACCACCGTGATGCCGGCCAGGACATCGGTGCCGGGCGCCACGATGGGCATGCCCGCCTGCGCGGCCAGGGCACGGCTGCGATGCCCCACCGCAGACACCGTCTGGTAGGCCACCAGTACGGCGAGCACCGCCGCCACGGCCAGCCACAGCAGGGTCTTGCGATTCGGGTTCATGCCTTGTCCAGGTACTCGATGTCGGTGAAATGCGCAGCGAGCGCCGTTGGGCCGGGATCACCCGGGTTGGCTGCGAAGGCCCTGTCGCACCACGCCCTGGCCGCCTCGATGACCTCGCCGTGGTCGGCCAGTGACAATAACTTCAGGCCACCGCGCCAACCGGATTGGTTGCGGCCCAGCACATCTCCTTCACCGCGCTCCCGCAGATCCAGATCGGCCAGCGCGAACCCGTCCAGCGTGCCGGCCACGGCCTCCAGTCGCTTGCCGGCCCGGGAGCCCTCGGCGGCCGCGGTGACCAGCAGGCACAGGCTGGCGTGCTCGCCACGCCCGATCCGTCCGCGCAGCTGGTGCAGCTGGCTGATGCCGAACCGGTCGGCATCGGCCACCACCATCACCGTCGCGTTCGGCACATCGACGCCCACCTCGATCACGGTGGTGCACACCAGCACGTCCACCGTCCCCGCCCGGAACGCGCTCATCACCGCGTCCTTCTCGTCAGCGGACAACCGGCCATGCATCAAACCGAGCCGCAATCCGGCCAGCGGCCCGGCTCCCAGGCGCTGGTAGAGGTCTACCGCCGTCGCCGACGGGCGGGCCTCACCCTGCTCTTGATCGCCGGCCTGCGCAGATTCGTCGGTCTCATCGATGCGCGGCGCCACCACATATGCCTGCCGGCCGGCTGCGACCTCCTCGCGGATGCGCTGCCAGGCCCGCTGCAGCCAGGCCGGTTTGGACTTTTCGAAGATCACCGAGGACCGGATCGGCTGGCGCCCACGGGGCAGCTCACGCAGCGTGGAAGTCTCCAGATCGCCGTAGACGGTCAGCGCGACGGTCCGCGGGATCGGCGTGGCGGTCATCACCAGCAGATGCGGGGTGATGCCCTCGGGCGCCTTGGCGCGCAATTGGTCTCGCTGTTCCACGCCGAAGCGATGCTGCTCGTCGATGACCACCATGCCCAGGTTGTGAAACGCCACGGCGTCCTGCAGCAGGGCATGCGTACCGACCACGATCCCGGCTGTGCCGCTGGTGATCTCAGCACGGACCTGCTTCTTGGCGGGCGCCGACATCGACCCGGTGAGCAACGCCACCGCGGTGGCGTTGTCCGCGCCGCCGAGCTGTCCCCCCAGGGCCAGCGGTCCGAGCATGTCTCGAATCGACCGAACATGCTGGGCGGCAAGCACTTCGGTCGGAGCAAGCAGCGCGCACTGATAACCCGCGTCGACCATCTGCAGCATCGCCAGCAGTGCCACGATCGTCTTACCGGAACCGACTTCGCCCTGCAGCATCCGGTTCATCGGGCGGGTTGCGGCCAGTTCAGATCGCAACACACCGAGCACTTCTTGCTGACCTGCTGTCAGCTCGAAGGGCAGCCGCGCCACCATTTCCGCGGCCAACCCGTCGGTACGGGCCGGGGCCGGCGGCCCGGACTCGGAGAGCTCGCCGTTGCGGCGGATAGCCAGCGCCCACTGCAGCCCGACCGCCTCGTCGAAGGTCAGTCGCTCCCTGGCCCGCGCCCGCTGGGCAGCGCTCTCGGCCAAGTGGATCGCGCGAAGCGCCTCGTCCTCGCCGATCAGGCCGCGTTCGGCCAGCAATGCGGCCGGCAGCGGATCCGGTACTGGGTCGAGCACTTCGAGAACCTGTCGCACACAGGCGAAGATGTCCCAGCTCTGCAATTTGGTGCTGGCCGGGTAGATCGGATAGCAGGCCCGTTCGAACTCCGACTGCAGCACTTCGCCGCTTATCGCCTGAGACGCATCGGCGATGTTGCGCAGCGAGTCACTGCCGAAGTTGTCCTTGTCCGGCGCGTCCAGGATGAGGAAGTCGGGATGGGTCAGTTGCAGCTTGCGCTTGAAATAGCCCACCTCGCCGGACAGCATCACCCGGGTCCCGGGGGTGAGTTTGTATTTCAGGCCGCGCGCGTTGAAGAACGTGGCGCTGACCTTTTTCTGGCCGCTGCCCAGGGTGATCACCAGGTATTCGTTGGGTCGTCGGCCCGGCTGAGTCCTCATCGGTTTGGCCACGGCGGTGGCAATGGTGTCGACCAGCGTGATGTGTTCGCCTTCGAGCGCCTGGGCGTCGTCGAGGCCGCGTTTCGTTGCGCCCTCGACGTAGCTGCGCGGGTAGTGCCGCAGCAGGTCGTCGACGGTACGGATGCCGAAGAACTCGTCGAGTTTGCCGGCGGCATCAGAACCCACCACGCAGTCCAGCCGGTCGGCCAACGTGACCATCGCTACTCGACCCCGATCAGCAGCGCGTCCCCCCGATGGCCGGTGAAGTAGGTCGCCAGTTCGGTTCCCGGGTGCTGATCGTGCACGTGCCGGGCCAAGACATCCATGATCTCCCCATCGAAACCGGCCCCGAACAACACCGTCACCAGCTCACCGCCGGCCGCCAGCAGCAGATCGATCAGACCGATCGCCGCCGCGCCGACATCGCGGGCCACGATCAGAACCTCGTCGCCGGCGATGCCCAGGCCGTCACCCGGCTGGCAGGCACCGGCCCAGGTCAGCGCCTGTTCGGTAGCCACCCGGACCGATCCGAGCCGGGTGCTGCCAGCTGCCCGAGCCATGGTGTAGCCGTCATCGACCACCGGCCGGCCCGGATCGTGAACCGCCAGGGCGGACAATCCCTGCACCATCGAGCCAGTCGGCACCGGCACCACGTCGATACCCCAGCCGATGGCCGCCGTACAGCCCGCCACCAGCTCCTCGGCGGCGACATAGCCGTTGGGCAGCAGCATCACCTGGGCTGCGCCGGTGTCCACCACCGCCCGCAACAGCTGCTGGGCGGTGACCATCATGACCGGCTCGGCACTGTGCGGGTCGGGCCGCAGCACGCAGGCGCCTTCGGAGTCGAACAGCACCTCGGCGCCGTCGCCGTCGACCACGGCCAGCACCGCACGCTCCCGTGCCCAGCTGCCCGGGGACGGGCCGGTGGCCCCGGCCAGGGCCGAGATCTGGATCCGTCGCGGCCGGC is a genomic window of Mycolicibacter heraklionensis containing:
- a CDS encoding HNH endonuclease family protein — protein: MNPNRKTLLWLAVAAVLAVLVAYQTVSAVGHRSRALAAQAGMPIVAPGTDVLAGITVVPARTHRYDYRRSLFGDAWDDDNDAPGGHNGCDTRDDILNRDLVDITHVSTKRCAGAVASGTLHDPYTNTVVAFTRGAKVGEAVQIDHIVPLAYAWDMGASAWPYRQRLRFANDPANLLAVAGQGNQDKGDAGPGQWMPPNRSFACQYAVAYLAVLRGYALRLDQPSADVLREAAATCPTG
- the recG gene encoding ATP-dependent DNA helicase RecG yields the protein MVTLADRLDCVVGSDAAGKLDEFFGIRTVDDLLRHYPRSYVEGATKRGLDDAQALEGEHITLVDTIATAVAKPMRTQPGRRPNEYLVITLGSGQKKVSATFFNARGLKYKLTPGTRVMLSGEVGYFKRKLQLTHPDFLILDAPDKDNFGSDSLRNIADASQAISGEVLQSEFERACYPIYPASTKLQSWDIFACVRQVLEVLDPVPDPLPAALLAERGLIGEDEALRAIHLAESAAQRARARERLTFDEAVGLQWALAIRRNGELSESGPPAPARTDGLAAEMVARLPFELTAGQQEVLGVLRSELAATRPMNRMLQGEVGSGKTIVALLAMLQMVDAGYQCALLAPTEVLAAQHVRSIRDMLGPLALGGQLGGADNATAVALLTGSMSAPAKKQVRAEITSGTAGIVVGTHALLQDAVAFHNLGMVVIDEQHRFGVEQRDQLRAKAPEGITPHLLVMTATPIPRTVALTVYGDLETSTLRELPRGRQPIRSSVIFEKSKPAWLQRAWQRIREEVAAGRQAYVVAPRIDETDESAQAGDQEQGEARPSATAVDLYQRLGAGPLAGLRLGLMHGRLSADEKDAVMSAFRAGTVDVLVCTTVIEVGVDVPNATVMVVADADRFGISQLHQLRGRIGRGEHASLCLLVTAAAEGSRAGKRLEAVAGTLDGFALADLDLRERGEGDVLGRNQSGWRGGLKLLSLADHGEVIEAARAWCDRAFAANPGDPGPTALAAHFTDIEYLDKA
- a CDS encoding aldo/keto reductase codes for the protein MTSGTAIPSVTLNDDRTMPTLGIGVAELSDAETERAVSTALELGCRLIDTAKVYGNEAAVGRAIAASGIPRDEVFVTTKLANADQGLTAAIEACKGSLERLGMDYVDLYLIHWPAPSLGMYVDSFGGLIQIRELGLARSIGVCNFTSEHLDDVIDLAFETPSVNQIELHPLLNQAELRAANAERGIVTEAYSPLAVGRLLDHPTVTAIAGEYGKTPAQVLIRWSLQLGNVVIPRSAQPERIAANLDVFGFELADEHMASLGGLNDGTRVREDPLTYAGI